A stretch of Cupriavidus necator DNA encodes these proteins:
- a CDS encoding penicillin acylase family protein: protein MRWFGRLTRFVAGLLMLAVAGAAAALVWYRHAAQPPASGQEALAGLRGQVTVVRDGHGVPHIRAASKADAWFALGYVHAQDRLWQMQMNKRVVAGRLAEILGPSALDTDKFLRTLGVRRNAEAILAQASPETRAALQAYADGVNAWIDHRKGPLPPEFLLLRAQPERWEPADTLGWQTMMAWDLGGNWTQETLRMRLAQVLPVARISELLAPYPGEQPVRTMDYGHLYQQLAPLANAMASVGDKAPPGYVEGMGSNNWVVSGAHTQSGKPMLANDPHLGLQAPALWYFARMTAPGLDVTGATLPGMPLVVLGHNDRIAWGLTNTAPDVQDLYIERLRPGNDTQYQTPDGWAAFETRTETIRVKGAPDVVLKVRATRHGPVISDVAEPLSAAAGPLGAQYVVAFQWTALRPDDRTFQAGLRMNEARDWAGFTAALRDFHSPQQNIVYADVDGNIGFYAPGRVPLRRADNDLKGLAPAPGWDARYDWTGFIPFEALPHRYNPADGVIVTANQRIVAPDYPYFITSEWTVPYRFDRIKALLAATPRHSFDSFAAIQKDVVSLAVRDALPLLLAAPVSRDAARPERERALLEALRKWDGNMDPGRAEPLVVTAWLRELSRRLFEEKAGEAIFVRLWDQRNVQQPMLNILRDPRTLGAFWCDRQHTRAAETCDDAIADAWTRAMADLSRRYGDDAARWRWGEAHTARSEHKPFGKVAYLSPLFNLRVPTGGDTYTVNVGRHNLRDDKAPFENTHAASVRALYDLADLEASRFMDSTGQSGNALLPRYRDWAGKWAAVEYVTIPPVPSLPQQDAPDALILVPAATK, encoded by the coding sequence GGCCAGGAAGCGCTGGCGGGTTTGCGCGGCCAGGTCACGGTCGTGCGCGACGGCCATGGCGTGCCGCATATCCGCGCCGCCAGCAAGGCGGACGCCTGGTTCGCGCTGGGCTACGTCCATGCACAGGACCGGCTGTGGCAGATGCAGATGAACAAGCGCGTCGTGGCAGGCCGGCTTGCGGAGATCCTGGGACCGTCCGCGCTCGATACCGACAAGTTCCTGCGCACGCTGGGCGTGCGCCGCAATGCCGAGGCCATCCTGGCGCAGGCCTCGCCCGAGACCCGTGCCGCGCTGCAGGCCTATGCCGACGGCGTCAATGCCTGGATCGACCATCGCAAGGGCCCGCTGCCGCCTGAATTCCTGCTGTTGCGCGCGCAGCCCGAGCGCTGGGAGCCGGCCGATACGCTGGGCTGGCAGACCATGATGGCCTGGGACCTGGGCGGCAACTGGACCCAGGAAACCCTGCGCATGCGGCTGGCGCAAGTGCTGCCGGTGGCCCGCATCAGCGAGTTGCTGGCGCCGTATCCGGGCGAGCAGCCGGTGCGCACCATGGATTACGGCCATCTGTACCAGCAACTGGCACCGCTGGCGAATGCCATGGCCAGCGTCGGCGACAAGGCGCCGCCGGGTTATGTCGAGGGCATGGGCTCGAACAACTGGGTGGTGTCGGGCGCGCATACGCAATCGGGCAAGCCGATGCTGGCCAATGACCCGCACCTGGGGCTGCAGGCGCCCGCGCTGTGGTATTTCGCCAGGATGACGGCGCCCGGCCTGGACGTGACCGGCGCCACGCTGCCCGGCATGCCGCTGGTGGTGCTGGGGCACAACGACCGCATCGCCTGGGGGCTGACCAATACCGCGCCCGACGTGCAGGACCTGTATATCGAACGGCTGCGCCCCGGCAACGACACCCAGTATCAGACCCCGGACGGCTGGGCCGCATTCGAGACCCGCACCGAGACCATCCGCGTCAAGGGCGCCCCGGACGTGGTGCTGAAGGTCCGCGCCACGCGCCACGGCCCGGTGATTTCCGATGTGGCCGAGCCGCTTTCGGCTGCCGCAGGACCGCTGGGCGCACAGTATGTGGTGGCCTTCCAGTGGACCGCGCTGCGCCCGGACGACCGCACCTTCCAGGCGGGGCTGCGCATGAACGAGGCGCGCGACTGGGCCGGCTTCACGGCGGCGCTGCGCGACTTCCATTCGCCGCAGCAGAACATTGTCTATGCCGATGTCGACGGCAATATCGGCTTCTATGCACCCGGACGCGTGCCGCTGCGCCGGGCCGACAACGACCTCAAGGGGCTGGCGCCGGCGCCCGGCTGGGATGCGCGCTACGACTGGACCGGCTTTATTCCGTTCGAGGCACTGCCGCACCGCTACAACCCGGCCGACGGCGTGATCGTGACGGCCAACCAGCGCATCGTCGCACCGGACTACCCGTACTTCATCACCAGCGAATGGACCGTGCCGTATCGCTTTGACCGGATCAAGGCGCTGCTGGCGGCCACGCCCAGGCACAGCTTCGACAGCTTTGCGGCAATCCAGAAAGACGTGGTCTCGCTGGCCGTGCGCGATGCCTTGCCGCTGCTGCTGGCCGCGCCCGTCAGCCGCGATGCGGCGCGGCCCGAGCGCGAACGCGCCTTGCTGGAGGCGCTGCGCAAGTGGGACGGAAACATGGACCCGGGGCGCGCCGAGCCGCTGGTCGTCACCGCCTGGCTGCGCGAGCTGTCGCGGCGGCTGTTCGAAGAGAAGGCGGGCGAGGCGATCTTTGTCCGCCTGTGGGACCAGCGTAACGTGCAGCAGCCCATGCTCAACATCCTGCGCGATCCGCGCACGCTGGGCGCGTTCTGGTGCGACCGGCAGCATACGCGCGCGGCAGAGACCTGCGACGACGCCATCGCGGACGCCTGGACCCGGGCCATGGCGGACCTGTCGCGCCGCTACGGCGACGACGCCGCCCGCTGGCGCTGGGGCGAGGCGCACACGGCCCGCTCCGAGCACAAGCCCTTCGGCAAGGTGGCGTACCTGTCGCCGCTGTTCAACCTGCGCGTGCCGACCGGCGGCGATACCTATACGGTCAATGTCGGCCGCCACAACCTGCGCGACGACAAGGCGCCGTTCGAGAACACCCACGCGGCCAGCGTGCGTGCGCTATATGACCTGGCGGACCTGGAGGCGTCGCGGTTCATGGACTCCACCGGGCAGTCAGGCAACGCGCTGTTGCCGCGCTACCGCGACTGGGCCGGCAAATGGGCCGCGGTCGAGTACGTGACGATCCCGCCCGTGCCATCGCTGCCGCAGCAGGATGCGCCAGATGCGCTGATCCTGGTGCCGGCTGCGACCAAATAG